A part of Vigna radiata var. radiata cultivar VC1973A chromosome 11, Vradiata_ver6, whole genome shotgun sequence genomic DNA contains:
- the LOC106777518 gene encoding uncharacterized protein LOC106777518 isoform X2: MDYDDNDFQNQNLHLAGEGSAKFPPVLRPYALPKFDFDESLQANLRFDSLVETEVFLGIESNEDNQWIDAFSRGGSGIEFSSTAAESCPISRHGNVWSEATSSESVEMLLKSVGQEDYIPRQIVIQESDACDELACLAKQMDTNSKFEDKNEFTDSISDVHPSSGTHASFSELKEDVGMDKPQDGFSQDREGELSFDGPSSNPELSDISRSYDLPLSEGSLSPYINDKNKNSSQREVEIVNDDSSPIKTQGDSSAVHTNFAESSMSNMHDEKQGPIQEHTNNQDLESSVMDEAVLVDTQTQERDAVGTDVHHLDKSLHSIPAVVTLEGGDLVDGLQSGLVSLENSSRMESVAVSDLQKAEKSSEGGDQSQNNASEDLMLLKDVVMADQSVPNTHDLPEISIKDDSISMGQVIEVGNSNSENLPNMQQNMDVTKVIYGGSSVTKEVELLNTNVNTVILSSKVEASMVTAEENNISNTSEGNDDNSVGFTNSSVTDLSTKSSILGESTQLCANNDPQRQNEYGKSEQVISVNDQDQLLNTANHVDTNILSSKLETSVFTEEENNISIISEGISDNRVGGFSSSGVLTVSTKSSILGDSTQMCVSNQSDRQNDSDESKRVPTDSSQMDCDVDQSHLVDKGVVSSCLSESSLETALMTSSISTHSIPVNKSVSQAVLQNSSLTLHEADIPPFSQVVSSHEGTSHNDFQGITPVGYSSAKGNEESAGKEAEEAGPATIIGSSERETGPCPVVTEDEKTQSSDISSQLLSENLGTISAVKIGEPQGTKNDKVIQESAKEISIPQVICASLDNKSEGVALSSIKDDKETVQENPDKPSSEKLDDIAPKNQDSTSSASVPNSCIDLPETGGGSFPANNSCDPSSTLGSPSQTENDKNQIKASAKPNTQVSEMINGSSKDTLSTAQDLKENKTKDERSSTPEVNSVADLSKKDVADVNAEGADKMQSIPVTETVKKSSAVEGFPTSGIGPSKTKAVRKASHGNQQISDVGIVHSASKATPERKTRRVSNKSAGKESSRRGSHAKDTTVARQSERGDKPTKVTLSPSPGFQMMQSNEVQQYGHIEPNSTKSFALVNTSTSSLPDLNTSASPILFHQPFTDVQQVQLRAQIFVYGALIQGTVPDEAYMISAFGGSDGGRSLWENAWRACMERQHGQKSHPANPETPVQPRSVARSSDLLPKQSAIQGKSISSPLGRTNSKATPPIVNPLIPLSSPLWSLSTLGVGGDSLQSSALARGSVVDYPQAITSLHPYQTTPVRNFLGPNTPWISQTPLRGTWIASPTPVPDNSTHISASPVSDTIKLGPIKVSQPPSSSIKNVTSGLPTSGAGFQSIFAGAASLIDANNMAVSPAQHSSDPKPKKRKKVVVSEDFGQRDLQSLAPAVGSHTSTSFAVVAPGGNVPITTVEKSVVSVSPLVDQSKNDQNVEKRIMSDESLMKVKEAKDHAEEAAALAAAAVNHSIELWNQLDKHKNSGLMPDIEAKLASAAVAAAAAAAIAKAAAAAANVASNAALQAKLMADEALLSSGYDNSSQSNQISLSDGTNNLGKATSASILNGANGTSSPGSIIIAAKEAVKRRVDAASAATKRAENMDAIVKAAELAAEAVSQAGKIVSMGDPLTLSQLVEAGPEGCLKSARDSSQQFGNFKDSMANIDNVIDIPETYAQNRDILSGSRISSSIKVNEKKSRGSKGRKVISDLIKPVDKVHVTTPETEAPFNVSDGFEVLDRSSIKEGLLIEVFKDDEGFKAAWFPANILSLKDGKAYVCYNSLVAAEGAGPLKEWVSLECDGDKPPRIRTARPVTALQYEGTRKRRRAAMGDYAWSVGDRVDAWLQESWWEGVVTEKNKKDETSYTVHFPAFGETLVVRAWHLRPSLVWKDGKWIEPSKVGANNSSTNEGDTPQEKRPKLGTHAVELKGKDKMPKGVDVVESAKPDEITLLNLTENDKVFNIGKNSKNQNKLDAHRTVRSGLQKESKVIFGVPKPGKKRKFMEVSKHYVAHESSKANDISDSVKLANFLMPPSSGSRGWKNGSKEKHGADSKAKTSKSGKPLCFWVVIPAKDISLSNAFSHAIELTGTTERIKDYSSHLKNASQSESKVERAPHSTTDGTTQVPILYSSLVDVLPPKRASSSRASKGKLAPARDKMGKGDTDKALNDNSIKSASDVVEPRRSNRRIQPTSRLLEGLQSSLIISKIPSVSHNRNTKG, encoded by the exons ATGGATTATGATGACAATGATTTTCAAAACCAGAATCTCCATTTAGCTGGTGAAGGTAGTGCCAAGTTTCCTCCAGTATTAAGGCCATATGCTCTTCCcaagtttgattttgatgaaagcCTTCAAGCAAATTTAAGATTTGATAGTTTAGTAGAAACTGAAGTTTTCCTTGGCATTGAAAGCAACGAAGATAACCAGTGGATTGACGCATTCTCTCGAGGTGGTAGTGGAATAGAGTTCAGTTCAACTGCAGCTGAATCTTGTCCTATATCAAGGCATGGCAATGTTTGGTCAGAGGCCACTTCCTCAGAATCTGTTGAAATGCTTTTAAAATCTGTTGGACAGGAAGATTATATTCCTAGACAAATAGTTATTCAGGAATCAGATGCCTGTGATGAACTGGCTTGCTTAGCTAAGCAAATGGACACCAATTCTAAATTTGAGGACAAAAATGAATTTACAGACAGTATTTCAGATGTACATCCATCTAGTGGTACTCATGCAAGTTTTTCTGAATTGAAAGAAGATGTAGGAATGGATAAGCCTCAGGATGGATTCTCCCAAGACCGTGAAGGGGAATTATCCTTTGATGGACCTTCAAGTAATCCTGAACTAAGTGATATCAGTAGAAGTTATGACTTGCCTCTGTCTGAAGGGAGTTTGTCTCCCTatattaatgacaaaaataagaatTCAAGTCAAAGAGAAGTTGAGATCGTTAATGATGATTCATCTCCTATTAAAACTCAAGGTGATTCATCTGCCGTGCACACTAATTTTGCTGAATCTTCTATGAGTAATATGCATGATGAGAAGCAAGGTCCTATTCAAGAACATACTAATAATCAAGATTTGGAATCTTCTGTGATGGATGAAGCTGTTTTGGTAGACACACAGACTCAGGAAAGAGATGCTGTTGGGACTGATGTGCACCACCTGGATAAATCCCTTCATTCAATCCCTGCAGTAGTGACTTTGGAAGGTGGGGATCTAGTTGATGGTCTTCAGAGTGGGTTAGTTAGTTTAGAGAATTCCAGTAGAATGGAATCTGTTGCGGTTTCTGACTTGCAGAAAGCTGAAAAAAGCAGTGAAGGTGGTGATCAGTCTCAGAACAATGCAAGTGAAGACTTAATGTTGCTTAAAGATGTGGTAATGGCTGATCAGTCTGTACCAAATACACATGATTTGCCAGAAATATCAATCAAAGACGATTCAATCTCTATGGGGCAAGTGATTGAGGTTGGTAATTCCAATTCTGAAAATCTTCCCAATATGCAGCAAAATATGGATGTCACTAAAGTGATATATGGTGGTAGCAGTGTTACTAAGGAAGTTGAGCTGTTGAACACTAATGTGAACACAGTGATTTTATCAAGCAAGGTTGAGGCATCTATGGTCACTGCAGAGGAAAATAACATTTCCAATACTAGTGAAGGAAATGATGACAACAGTGTAGGTTTTACAAATAGCAGTGTGACTGACCTTTCAACAAAATCTTCCATTTTGGGTGAGTCTACTCAACTATGTGCAAACAATGATCCTCAGAGACAAAATGAATATGGAAAATCCGAGCAAGTTATCTCTGTCAATGATCAGGATCAGCTGCTGAACACTGCTAATCATGTGGATACAAATATTTTGTCAAGCAAATTGGAGACATCTGTCTTTACAGAAGAGGAAAATAACATTTCTATTATCAGTGAAGGAATTAGTGACAATAGGGTAGGAGGTTTTTCAAGCAGTGGTGTGTTGACTGTTTCAACAAAATCTTCCATTTTGGGTGATTCTACTCAAATGTGTGTGAGCAATCAATCTGACAGACAGAACGACAGTGATGAAAGTAAAAGAGTTCCTACTGATTCTAGCCAAATGGATTGTGATGTTGATCAATCCCATCTTGTGGATAAGGGAGTGGTTTCATCATGTCTTAGTGAAAGTAGCTTGGAAACTGCATTGATGACTTCCTCAATATCAACCCATTCTATACCTGTCAACAAATCAG TTTCACAAGCTGTTTTGCAAAATAGTAGTTTGACATTACATGAAGCAGACATTCCACCTTTTAGCCAAGTTGTTTCCAGTCATGAAGGTACTAGTCACAACGATTTTCAAGGGATAACTCCTGTTGGATATTCTTCTGCCAAGGGAAATGAAGAATCTGCAGGAAAAGAAGCTGAGGAAGCAGGCCCAGCTACCATTATTGGATCTTCTGAAAGGGAAACTGGTCCTTGTCCTGTTGTCACAGAAGATGAAAAAACCCAGTCTTCTGATATTTCTAGTCAACTGTTATCAGAGAATTTAGGAACTATTAGTGCTGTAAAGATTGGTGAACCTcaaggaacaaaaaatgataaagttaTTCAAGAATCTGCAAAAGAGATTAGTATTCCTCAAGTTATATGTGCGTCTTTGGACAACAAGAGTGAAGGTGTTGCACTGTCTTCGATTAAGGATGACAAGGAGACTGTGCAGGAGAATCCTGACAAGCCTTCCTCAGAAAAATTAG ATGACATTGCACCTAAAAACCAAGATTCTACATCTTCTGCATCTGTACCGAACTCTTGCATTGATTTACCTGAGACTGGAGGTGGAAGCTTTCCTGCAAACAATAGTTGTGATCCTTCCAGCACACTTGGAAGCCCTTCTCAGactgaaaatgataaaaatcaaatcaaggCTTCTGCTAAACCGAACACCCAAGTTTCTGAGATGATAAATGGTAGTTCAAAAGATACATTGTCTACTGCTCAAGATTTAAAGGAGAATAAAACTAAAGATGAAAGAAGCTCAACTCCTGAGGTAAATTCAGTGGCTGATTTGTCCAAAAAGGATGTTGCAGATGTGAATGCAGAAGGTGCTGACAAGATGCAATCAATTCCTGTTACTGAAACAGTAAAAAAATCATCA GCTGTGGAGGGATTTCCTACTTCTGGGATAGGTCCTTCAAAAACCAAAGCTGTTAGAAAAGCATCTCATGGAAATCAACAAATATCAGATGTAGGGATTGTACACAGTGCTTCTAAAGCTACACCTGAGCGCAAAACTAGGCGAGTATCTAATAAGAGTGCTGGAAAAGAATCTTCTAGAAGAGGAAGTCATGCGAAGGACACTACTGTGGCTAGACAGTCAGAAAGAGGTGATAAACCAACCAAAGTTACCCTGAGCCCATCTCCTGGTTTCCAGATGATGCAGTCAAATGAGGTGCAGCAGTATGGGCACATTGAGCCAAATAGTACAAAGTCATTTGCTCTTGTAAATACTTCAACATCTAGCCTTCCGGATTTGAACACTTCTGCTTCTCCTATTTTATTTCATCAGCCTTTCACAGATGTGCAGCAAGTACAATTACGTGCACAGATCTTTGTCTATGGAGCTTTGAT TCAAGGCACAGTACCAGATGAGGCTTACATGATATCAGCCTTTGGGGGATCAG ATGGTGGTAGGAGCCTTTGGGAGAATGCTTGGCGTGCCTGCATGGAAAGGCAACATGGTCAAAAATCTCATCCTGCTAACCCAGAAACACCTGTGCAACCAAGATCTG TTGCTAGAAGCTCTGATTTGCTGCCTAAGCAAAGTGCTATTCAAGGGAAAAGTATCTCCTCACCACTTGGTCGAACCAACAGCAAGGCTACTCCACCAATTGTAAACCCCTTAATACCTCTTTCATCCCCCCTTTGGAGTCTATCAACTCTGGGTGTAGGTGGTGATTCTCTGCAGTCTAGTGCCCTTGCAAGAGGTTCTGTTGTGGATTATCCACAGGCAATTACTTCATTGCATCCTTATCAAACTACTCCTGTAAGGAACTTTCTTGGACCCAACACACCTTGGATATCCCAGACACCCCTCCGAGGAACATGGATTGCTTCTCCAACTCCTGTACCTGATAATAGCACCCATATTTCTGCATCACCTGTCTCGGATACAATTAAGCTAGGCCCAATCAAAGTATCTCAGCCTCCTTCCTCTAGCATAAAGAATGTTACTTCTGGTCTCCCTACTTCTGGTGCAGGTTTTCAGAGTATCTTTGCAGGAGCTGCCTCTTTGATTGATGCAAACAATATGGCAGTATCACCTGCTCAACATTCTTCAGATCCAAAgcccaagaaaagaaaaaaagttgtggTATCTGAGGATTTTGGCCAGAGGGATTTGCAATCACTGGCTCCTGCTGTTGGTAGCCATACATCTACTTCTTTTGCAGTTGTGGCCCCAGGTGGGAATGTGCCAATAACTACTGTTGAAAAATCAGTTGTGTCTGTATCTCCTCTTGTTGATCAATCAAAAAATGATCAAAatgttgagaaaagaattaTGTCAGATGAGTCTCTTATGAAAGTTAAGGAGGCAAAAGATCATGCCGAGGAGGCTGCTGCCCTGGCTGCTGCTGCAGTGAATCATAGCATAGAGTTATGGAATCAGTTGGATAAGCATAAAAATTCTGGCTTGATGCCAGATATTGAAGCTAAATTAGCTTCTGCGGCAGTTGCAGCTGCAGCAGCAGCTGCCATTGCAAAGGCAGCAGCTGCAGCTGCCAATGTTGCATCAAATGCTGCTCTTCAAGCAAAATTAATGGCTGATGAAGCATTACTTTCATCTGGTTATGATAATTCAAGCCAAAGTAATCAAATTTCTCTTTCTGACGGTACCAATAACTTGGGTAAAGCTACCTCTGCTTCCATCTTGAATGGTGCTAATGGAACTAGCAGTCCTGGTTCTATCATTATTGCTGCCAAGGAAGCTGTTAAAAGGAGAGTGGATGCTGCTTCAGCTGCCACTAAAAGAGCTGAAAATATGGATGCCATTGTTAAGGCTGCTGAACTGGCAGCGGAAGCTGTATCTCAAGCAGGAAAGATTGTAAGTATGGGTGATCCTTTGACATTAAGCCAGTTAGTAGAAGCTGGCCCGGAGGGATGTTTGAAATCAGCCCGGGACTCTTCTCAGCAATTTGGAAATTTCAAAGACAGTATGGCGAACATTGACAATGTGATAGATATTCCTGAAACTTATGCACAAAACAGAGACATTTTATCTGGTAGTAGAATTTCGTCTTCCATTAAGGTCAATGAAAAGAAATCAAGAGGATCGAAGGGGCGCAAGGTTATTTCTGATTTAATCAAGCCTGTTGATAAGGTTCATGTAACTACACCTGAAACTGAGGCTCCTTTTAATGTTAGTGATGGATTTGAGGTTCTGGATAGAAGTAGCATCAAGGAAGGCTTACTCATAGAG GTTTTTAAGGATGATGAAGGGTTTAAAGCCGCATGGTTTCCAGCCAATATTTTGAGTTTGAAGGATGGTAAAGCATATGTATGCTACAATTCACTTGTAGCTGCTGAAG GTGCCGGACCCTTGAAAGAATGGGTATCACTTGAATGTGATGGAGACAAACCCCCCAGAATACGCACTGCTCGCCCTGTTACTGCTTTACAATATGAAGGAACGAGAAAGAGACGCAGAGCTGCTATGGGAGATTATGCTTGGTCAGTTGGGGATAGAGTTGATGCATGGTTACAAGAAAG CTGGTGGGAAGGAGTAGTCACagagaagaataaaaaggaTGAAACATCATATACTGTTCACTTTCCTG CTTTTGGAGAAACACTGGTTGTCAGAGCTTGGCATCTCCGTCCATCCCTTGTTTGGAAGGATGGTAAATGGATTGAACCTTCCAAAGTGGGAGCAAATAATAGTTCTACAAATGAG GGTGATACACCGCAAGAAAAACGACCTAAACTGGGTACTCATGCGGTAGAGCTAAAAGGGAAAGACAAAATGCCGAAAGGCGTTGATGTTGTGGAGTCCGCAAAACCTGATGAGATAACATTACTTAATTTGACTGAAAATGATAAAGTTTTTAACATTGGTAAGAACAGCAAGAATCAAAATAAACTGGATGCACACAGAACGGTAAGGAGCGGTCTTCaaaaagaatcaaaagtaaTTTTTGGTGTTCCTAAACCcgggaagaagagaaaatttatGGAAGTAAGCAAGCATTACGTGGCACATGAAAGCAGCAAGGCCAATGATATAAGTGATTCGGTTAAACTGGCAAATTTCTTGATGCCTCCTAGTTCAGGGTCCAGAGGTTGGAAAAATGGTTCCAAAGAGAAACATGGAGCCGATTCAAAGGCCAAGACAAGTAAGTCTGGAAAACCACTGTGTTTTTGGGTAGTAATTCCAGCAAAAGACATTTCTTTATCAAATGCGTTTTCTCATGCCATTGAGCTGACAGGTACGACGGAAAGGATAAAGGATTATTCAAGTCACTTAAAGAATGCTTCCCAGAGCGAAAGTAAGGTGGAGAGAGCACCCCACTCCACGACTGATGGAACAACTCAAGTACCAATTTTGTATTCATCACTGGTTGATGTCCTTCCACCTAAAAGGGCATCCTCATCAAGGGCAAGCAAAGGAAAACTTGCGCCTGCCCGGGATAAGATGGGTAAAGGTGACACCGATAAGGCTTTAAATGACAATTCCATCAAATCAGCATCTGATGTCGTTGAGCCCCGCAGATCCAATCGCAGGATCCAGCCAACATCAAGA CTATTAGAAGGATTGCAAAGCTCTTTGATCATTTCTAAGATTCCTTCGGTTTCACATAATCGTAATACTAAAG GTTAA